In Bombus affinis isolate iyBomAffi1 chromosome 11, iyBomAffi1.2, whole genome shotgun sequence, one genomic interval encodes:
- the LOC126921878 gene encoding uroporphyrinogen-III synthase, protein MAPRYEKIILCRGLSEKNDSQEAYVKTLKTAGYSCDCLPTLRFEFVNISKLKECLLSSSSYYGLILTSQRAAEAIKLSAKEDDNILHPWRILPVYCVGPATESFVKTHLSSDNCIGKEAGNAKELAELLVASVANKSKPLLYPCSEIGRETIEKTLNENDIRVHRMVVYKTLPSETLEHDLLKFMDNMPKIFVFFSPSIVEHIVALLKKKLYDMNNIKAVAIGPVTEQALVHAGLKVFATANKPDPISLLKAISDAEKSGLDEKTE, encoded by the exons ATGGCACCGCGTtacgaaaaaataattttatgtcGTGGCTTGTCTGAAAAGAATGATTCTCAAGAGGCTTACGTAAAAACGTTGAAAACGGCAGGTTATTCGTGCGACTGTTTGCCTACTTTACGTTTCGAATTCGTAAATATATCGAAGCTCAAGGAATGCCTTCTGTCATCGTCTTCATACTATG GGTTGATATTAACAAGCCAACGTGCTGCAGAGGCAATTAAACTTTCTGCAAAGGAAGACGATAACATTCTACACCCTTGGAGAATTTTGCCAGTGTATTGTGTAGGACCAGCAACTGAATCTTTTGTTAAAACTCACTTAAGTTCAGACAACTGCATTGGTAAAGAAGCTGGCAATGCCAAAGAATTAGCTGAATTGTTAGTGGCTTCTGTTGCAAACAAATCAAAGCCCTTACTATATCCTTGTAGCGAGATAGGGCGAGAAACAATTGAAAAGACCCTTAATGAAAATGACATAAGAGTCCATAGAATGGTTGTTTATAAAACTCTGCCCAGTGAAACTTTGGAGcatgatttattaaaattcatggACAATATGCCCAAAATATTTGTTTTCTTTAGTCCATCGATAGTAGAACATATAGTAGCTctattgaaaaagaaattatatgATATGAACAATATAAAAGCAGTTGCTATTGGACCTGTGACTGAGCAAGCACTAGTCCATGCTGGTCTGAAAGTATTTGCTACTGCGAACAAACCTGATCCAATATCTCTATTGAAGGCCATTAGTGATGCTGAGAAAAGTGGACTTGATGAAAAGACTGAATGA
- the LOC126921864 gene encoding tyrosine-protein phosphatase non-receptor type 14 isoform X1, whose protein sequence is MRCLGNFFVKRVITMPFKFHLKKSRQYNVVSKNQYVICIELLDTTSIECTLSIDSLGQECLDNVTQRLGLGQPEFFGLRYISRHDSPSPRWVDMDKPLKKQLEKEAKNFSLYLRVMYYVTDVQLIQDEMTRYHYYLQLKSDVLESRFQCNSRQATLLASYLMQAEFGNYDAERHTMECLQQCTLFPKDVIQADPGGPDSLLHTAVCQYKNLVGVTQPAAEELYISIVMQLEGYGNETFSTKDNGNNEVILGISVNGIMVIYPNTQTTQFYRWKDISNVINHKKTFRIECQAEGEEPKQFIFTESRNAKYVWRLCIAQHTFYMQHQESRPMERSTNGYFDSDTNDSGDHAVSVNLDNRNAEGHTRWTSYNDLSTSPYPVVSVSSTDINNLRALLPSYRPAPDYETAVQMKYNNGGNPPQPYYANQSTIVGAEISCLLGNVVNRSRY, encoded by the exons ATGAGATGTTTAGGGAATTTTTTCG TTAAACGCGTTATTACAATGCCGTTTAAGTTTCATTTGAAGAAAAGTCGACAATATAATGTGGTCTCCAAAAATCAGTATGTGATCTGCATAGAACTGTTGGATACCACCTCCATAGAATGCACACTGAGTATTGATAGCCTTGGTCAGGAGTGTTTGGACAATGTGACTCAACGTTTAGGATTAGGACAGCCTGAATTCTTTGGTCTACGTTATATTTCAAGGCATGATTCTCCATCTCCAAGATGGGTTGACATGGACAAACCATTGAAAAAACAATTAGAAAAAGAAGCCAAAAATTTCAGTCTATATTTGAGGGTCATGTACTATGTTACTGATGTGCAACTCATTCAAGATGAAATGACAAG GTATCATTATTACCTTCAATTGAAAAGCGATGTTTTGGAAAGTAGATTTCAGTGTAATTCTAGGCAAGCAACTCTTTTAGCAAGTTACTTGATGCAAGCAGAATTTGGTAACTATGATGCAGAACGACATACAATGGAGTGCTTGCAACAATGTACATTATTTCCCAAG gATGTTATTCAAGCAGATCCTGGAGGACCAGATTCTCTTTTGCATACTGCTGTATGTCAATACAAGAATCTGGTTGGTGTTACTCAGCCTGCAGCAGAGGAATTATACATTTCTATTGTTATGCAGTTAGAGGGATATGGAAATGAAACATTTTCTACTAAG GACAATGGAAATAATGAAGTGATACTAGGAATATCTGTCAATGGGATTATGGTCATCTATCCTAACACACAGACAACACAATTCTATAG ATGGAAAGATATAAGCAATGTGATCAATCACAAAAAGACGTTTAGAATAGAATGTCAAGCCGAAGGCGAGGAGCCAAAGCAATTCATATTTACCGAATCGCGGAATGCAAAATATGTGTGGCGTTTATGTATAGCACAGCACACATTTTACATGCAACATCAAGAATCTCGGCCAATGGAGAGATCAACTAATGGTTATTTC GACAGCGACACGAACGATTCGGGAGATCATGCGGTATCGGTAAATTTGGATAACAGAAATGCAGAGGGTCACACAAGATGGACTAGTTATAATGATCTCTCAACGTCACCGTATCCCGTTGTATCCGTGTCGTCTACAGACATCAACAACTTACGTGCCTTACTTCCGTCCTATAGACCAGCACCTGATTATGAAACTGCTGTccaaatgaaatataataacgGGGGAAATCCACCCCAGCCTTATTACGCTAATCAATCCACGATTGTGGGAGCAGAAATTTCGTGCCTTCTTGGTAACGTAGTCAATCGAAGTAGATATTGA
- the LOC126921864 gene encoding tyrosine-protein phosphatase non-receptor type 14 isoform X2: MPFKFHLKKSRQYNVVSKNQYVICIELLDTTSIECTLSIDSLGQECLDNVTQRLGLGQPEFFGLRYISRHDSPSPRWVDMDKPLKKQLEKEAKNFSLYLRVMYYVTDVQLIQDEMTRYHYYLQLKSDVLESRFQCNSRQATLLASYLMQAEFGNYDAERHTMECLQQCTLFPKDVIQADPGGPDSLLHTAVCQYKNLVGVTQPAAEELYISIVMQLEGYGNETFSTKDNGNNEVILGISVNGIMVIYPNTQTTQFYRWKDISNVINHKKTFRIECQAEGEEPKQFIFTESRNAKYVWRLCIAQHTFYMQHQESRPMERSTNGYFDSDTNDSGDHAVSVNLDNRNAEGHTRWTSYNDLSTSPYPVVSVSSTDINNLRALLPSYRPAPDYETAVQMKYNNGGNPPQPYYANQSTIVGAEISCLLGNVVNRSRY; this comes from the exons ATGCCGTTTAAGTTTCATTTGAAGAAAAGTCGACAATATAATGTGGTCTCCAAAAATCAGTATGTGATCTGCATAGAACTGTTGGATACCACCTCCATAGAATGCACACTGAGTATTGATAGCCTTGGTCAGGAGTGTTTGGACAATGTGACTCAACGTTTAGGATTAGGACAGCCTGAATTCTTTGGTCTACGTTATATTTCAAGGCATGATTCTCCATCTCCAAGATGGGTTGACATGGACAAACCATTGAAAAAACAATTAGAAAAAGAAGCCAAAAATTTCAGTCTATATTTGAGGGTCATGTACTATGTTACTGATGTGCAACTCATTCAAGATGAAATGACAAG GTATCATTATTACCTTCAATTGAAAAGCGATGTTTTGGAAAGTAGATTTCAGTGTAATTCTAGGCAAGCAACTCTTTTAGCAAGTTACTTGATGCAAGCAGAATTTGGTAACTATGATGCAGAACGACATACAATGGAGTGCTTGCAACAATGTACATTATTTCCCAAG gATGTTATTCAAGCAGATCCTGGAGGACCAGATTCTCTTTTGCATACTGCTGTATGTCAATACAAGAATCTGGTTGGTGTTACTCAGCCTGCAGCAGAGGAATTATACATTTCTATTGTTATGCAGTTAGAGGGATATGGAAATGAAACATTTTCTACTAAG GACAATGGAAATAATGAAGTGATACTAGGAATATCTGTCAATGGGATTATGGTCATCTATCCTAACACACAGACAACACAATTCTATAG ATGGAAAGATATAAGCAATGTGATCAATCACAAAAAGACGTTTAGAATAGAATGTCAAGCCGAAGGCGAGGAGCCAAAGCAATTCATATTTACCGAATCGCGGAATGCAAAATATGTGTGGCGTTTATGTATAGCACAGCACACATTTTACATGCAACATCAAGAATCTCGGCCAATGGAGAGATCAACTAATGGTTATTTC GACAGCGACACGAACGATTCGGGAGATCATGCGGTATCGGTAAATTTGGATAACAGAAATGCAGAGGGTCACACAAGATGGACTAGTTATAATGATCTCTCAACGTCACCGTATCCCGTTGTATCCGTGTCGTCTACAGACATCAACAACTTACGTGCCTTACTTCCGTCCTATAGACCAGCACCTGATTATGAAACTGCTGTccaaatgaaatataataacgGGGGAAATCCACCCCAGCCTTATTACGCTAATCAATCCACGATTGTGGGAGCAGAAATTTCGTGCCTTCTTGGTAACGTAGTCAATCGAAGTAGATATTGA